One region of Olleya sp. Hel_I_94 genomic DNA includes:
- a CDS encoding O-methyltransferase — protein MYFLPEKLDDYVVAHSQDEPELLQQLTRETYQKILQPIMLSGPYQGRVLSMISKLIRPKSVLELGTFTGYATLCLAEGLHPEGEIHTIDVNEELEDFQRKYFDKSEFGQQIHQHLGSAIDILPKLDKSFDLVFIDADKPNYVNYFHLIIDKLRPGGIILSDNVLWHGKVVEPVDPKDVSTNAVLEFNTLLKEDPRIETVLLPIRDGLTISRKI, from the coding sequence ATGTACTTTTTACCAGAAAAACTAGACGACTACGTGGTTGCTCACAGTCAAGATGAACCCGAGTTATTGCAACAATTAACTAGAGAAACGTATCAAAAAATATTACAGCCTATTATGTTGTCAGGACCTTATCAGGGTCGCGTGCTAAGTATGATTTCTAAATTAATTAGACCAAAATCTGTTTTAGAATTAGGTACTTTTACTGGCTATGCAACACTTTGTTTAGCTGAAGGTTTGCATCCTGAAGGCGAAATACATACTATTGATGTTAATGAGGAGTTGGAAGATTTTCAGCGTAAATATTTTGATAAATCAGAATTTGGACAGCAAATACATCAGCATTTAGGAAGCGCAATTGATATACTTCCAAAGCTAGACAAATCTTTTGATTTGGTATTTATTGATGCTGACAAACCTAACTACGTTAATTATTTTCATTTAATAATAGATAAATTAAGACCTGGCGGAATCATATTATCTGACAATGTTTTATGGCACGGGAAAGTAGTTGAACCAGTGGATCCAAAAGACGTTTCTACCAATGCTGTTTTAGAGTTTAATACACTTTTAAAAGAAGACCCAAGAATAGAAACCGTTTTATTACCTATTAGAGATGGCTTAACTATTAGCCGAAAAATATAA
- a CDS encoding S8 family peptidase has product MKKRVLQLSLLVMTFAFFNACQDEAYLENPEETTVNDDQKAALTIPEINAIINTSLTETGSFDWKDVTPHTLWSAVVRGNNILTIGYGEEGESFIEVKTERLKSTLSNIEQLVEANEAYKKSEKTMFEHDIINVVDVKVENFITIKQLLQTDGVRYLEPNGYNHYETVNNARSSSGCDKNADAINASHYTTIAPNNAQVSWHFNKHNIPQAWNYSTGSGITIGLIDTGVSASQSLLNSSGINDGYSNGRFVQKYGTFIDSSWWWSSNYDGPHDKCGHGTAMASTMAAPRNDNGMPVGVAYNANLVAYRATEDVLLNDYHERKGVSAALTQLGNRSDVKIISMSIGYVWSIGSIKDAVKYAYSKGKLIFAAGGTSTSFTNGFGVIFPATMSETVAVTGVDDGPNYDRCEVCHSGSKIDFTIIMEGDNNTSKAPPVLGFYNGDRRYTGGSSVATATTAGIAALVWSRHPSWSRTQVLNKLKQSAEFYPNKNSSFGYGNIDALQAVQ; this is encoded by the coding sequence ATGAAAAAACGTGTACTTCAATTGTCATTACTAGTAATGACTTTTGCTTTTTTTAATGCCTGTCAGGATGAGGCCTATCTAGAAAATCCTGAAGAAACCACAGTTAACGACGACCAAAAAGCAGCGTTGACTATCCCAGAAATTAATGCTATAATTAATACTAGTCTTACTGAAACCGGAAGTTTTGATTGGAAGGACGTCACACCACATACCTTATGGAGTGCAGTTGTTAGAGGTAATAATATCCTAACCATTGGATATGGAGAAGAAGGAGAAAGTTTTATAGAGGTCAAAACAGAGCGCTTAAAGTCTACCTTGTCTAATATAGAGCAACTAGTAGAAGCTAATGAAGCTTACAAAAAAAGCGAAAAAACAATGTTTGAACATGATATAATAAATGTTGTAGACGTTAAAGTAGAAAACTTTATAACTATAAAACAATTATTACAAACAGATGGTGTTAGATATTTAGAACCAAACGGTTATAATCACTACGAAACCGTAAATAATGCTCGCTCAAGCTCAGGTTGTGATAAAAATGCAGATGCCATAAACGCATCACATTACACAACAATAGCACCAAATAATGCACAAGTATCTTGGCATTTTAATAAGCATAATATTCCGCAAGCATGGAATTATAGTACTGGATCAGGTATAACTATAGGGTTGATTGATACAGGTGTATCAGCATCACAAAGCTTATTAAATTCCTCAGGAATTAATGATGGGTATTCTAATGGTCGTTTTGTACAAAAATATGGAACCTTTATAGATTCCTCTTGGTGGTGGTCTAGTAACTATGATGGACCTCATGATAAATGTGGACATGGTACAGCTATGGCGTCAACTATGGCAGCACCACGTAATGATAATGGTATGCCAGTTGGAGTTGCCTATAACGCAAATTTAGTAGCTTATAGAGCAACAGAAGATGTTTTGCTTAATGACTATCATGAGCGTAAAGGTGTGTCTGCAGCATTAACGCAATTAGGAAACAGAAGTGATGTCAAAATCATATCTATGTCAATTGGTTATGTGTGGTCTATTGGTAGTATTAAAGATGCTGTTAAATATGCATATAGTAAAGGTAAATTAATTTTTGCAGCAGGTGGGACCTCTACTAGTTTTACAAATGGATTTGGCGTAATTTTTCCTGCAACTATGAGTGAGACTGTTGCTGTTACAGGTGTTGATGATGGTCCAAATTATGACAGATGCGAAGTGTGTCATAGCGGAAGTAAAATAGATTTTACAATTATTATGGAAGGTGATAATAACACAAGTAAAGCGCCTCCTGTATTAGGATTTTATAATGGAGATAGACGATACACAGGTGGATCATCTGTAGCAACAGCAACTACAGCTGGTATTGCAGCATTAGTTTGGTCAAGACATCCATCTTGGTCTAGAACACAAGTGTTAAATAAATTAAAGCAATCTGCCGAGTTTTATCCTAACAAGAACAGTAGTTTTGGTTATGGTAATATTGATGCCTTACAAGCAGTGCAGTAA
- a CDS encoding SDR family oxidoreductase, translating to MNLKLNNKYALVCGSTAGIGKATALALAEEGVQVTLIARNEDKLKSTLTELPQHRNHDYIVADFSNPKELKEKVEAYIKDNHGFHVLVNNTGGPKGGPVFSANVDEFEAAFTQHLKCNHVLAQAVVPFMKSEGFGRIINVISTSVKQPLDGLGVSNTIRGAVANWSKTLANELGQFGITVNNVLPGATGTDRLAEIIKNKSAKSGNTEEESANAMKSAVPAKRFAKPEELADAITFLASERASYINGINLPVDGGRTKSL from the coding sequence ATGAACTTAAAATTAAACAATAAATACGCATTAGTTTGCGGAAGCACAGCAGGAATAGGAAAAGCAACCGCTTTAGCATTAGCTGAAGAAGGTGTACAAGTAACACTTATTGCTAGAAATGAAGACAAGTTAAAATCAACGCTAACTGAGTTACCTCAACATAGAAATCACGATTATATAGTTGCCGATTTTTCTAACCCGAAGGAATTAAAAGAAAAGGTAGAAGCGTATATAAAAGACAATCATGGGTTTCATGTATTGGTAAATAATACAGGTGGACCAAAAGGAGGACCAGTATTTTCGGCAAATGTAGACGAATTTGAAGCTGCTTTTACTCAGCATTTAAAATGTAATCACGTGTTAGCACAAGCAGTGGTTCCGTTTATGAAAAGTGAAGGCTTTGGAAGAATTATAAATGTAATTTCTACATCAGTAAAACAACCCTTAGACGGTCTTGGAGTGAGTAATACCATTCGTGGTGCTGTTGCCAATTGGAGTAAAACATTGGCTAATGAGCTTGGTCAATTTGGTATTACTGTAAATAATGTATTACCAGGCGCAACAGGTACCGATCGCTTGGCTGAAATTATTAAAAATAAATCTGCTAAATCAGGAAATACAGAAGAAGAATCTGCAAATGCTATGAAAAGTGCTGTGCCTGCAAAACGTTTTGCCAAGCCTGAAGAATTGGCTGACGCAATTACATTTTTAGCAAGTGAACGTGCTAGTTATATTAACGGAATTAATCTTCCGGTTGATGGCGGAAGAACAAAGAGTTTATAA
- a CDS encoding aldehyde dehydrogenase codes for MKIQNYINGAFHNPLQDLWIDNYNPSNGEVYGQIPNSSKEDVENAYIAAKSAFPSWSQTSIEVRSRILIKISELLEANLQRFAEAESKDNGKPISLAKAVDIPRAASNFRFFGNAITQFASESHESIGQAINYTLRQPIGVVGCISPWNLPLYLFTWKIAPAIAAGNCVVAKPSEITPMTAYLLGEICNQAGLPKGVLNIVHGLGGSTGQAIIEHEDIKAISFTGGTATGAHIAKVAAPMFKKLSLELGGKNPNIIFADCDYDDMLDTTVRSSFANQGQICLCGSRIFVEASIYEKFKKDFVAKVKALKVGHPSEASTNIGALVSKPHLEKVKEYINIAKAENGTILCGGNEVTVKGYENGYYLEPTVIEVPNDDCRVNQEEIFGPVVTIMPFKTEDEVLLMANKVKYGLSATLWTNNLKRTMRMSNQLQAGIVWVNTWMMRDLRTPFGGVKASGVGREGGFEALRFFTEAKNVCIKY; via the coding sequence TGCAAAATCAGCTTTTCCAAGTTGGTCACAAACTAGTATAGAAGTGCGTAGTAGAATATTAATAAAGATTTCAGAGTTACTAGAAGCTAACTTACAACGCTTCGCAGAAGCCGAAAGTAAAGACAACGGAAAACCGATTAGCTTAGCAAAAGCAGTAGATATACCAAGAGCAGCAAGTAACTTTCGTTTTTTCGGGAATGCCATAACACAATTTGCCAGCGAAAGTCACGAAAGCATTGGACAAGCCATAAATTACACCTTACGTCAACCCATTGGTGTTGTAGGTTGTATTTCTCCTTGGAACCTTCCACTCTATTTATTTACATGGAAAATCGCTCCAGCAATTGCAGCGGGAAACTGCGTCGTTGCCAAACCAAGCGAAATCACTCCAATGACTGCTTATTTATTGGGCGAGATTTGTAACCAAGCAGGCCTTCCAAAAGGTGTTTTAAATATTGTACATGGTTTAGGAGGATCTACTGGACAAGCCATTATTGAGCACGAAGACATAAAAGCAATCAGTTTTACAGGAGGAACAGCTACAGGAGCACATATTGCTAAAGTAGCAGCTCCAATGTTTAAAAAACTATCGTTAGAATTAGGCGGTAAAAACCCAAATATCATTTTTGCAGATTGCGATTATGACGATATGTTAGACACAACAGTACGTTCATCATTTGCTAATCAAGGTCAGATTTGTTTATGCGGAAGCAGAATCTTTGTAGAAGCTTCTATCTATGAAAAATTCAAGAAAGATTTTGTTGCAAAAGTAAAGGCTTTAAAAGTTGGTCATCCATCTGAAGCATCCACAAATATTGGAGCATTAGTATCCAAACCACATTTAGAAAAAGTAAAAGAATATATAAATATCGCTAAAGCGGAAAACGGAACAATCCTTTGTGGTGGAAATGAAGTCACTGTAAAAGGTTATGAAAACGGTTACTATTTAGAACCAACAGTTATTGAAGTACCAAATGATGACTGCAGAGTCAATCAAGAAGAAATTTTTGGACCTGTAGTTACTATTATGCCATTTAAAACAGAAGACGAAGTATTACTAATGGCAAACAAAGTAAAGTACGGTTTATCAGCTACACTGTGGACCAACAACCTAAAACGCACCATGCGCATGAGTAACCAATTACAAGCCGGAATAGTTTGGGTTAACACGTGGATGATGCGTGATTTACGAACGCCTTTTGGCGGTGTAAAAGCTTCTGGTGTTGGACGCGAAGGTGGTTTTGAAGCCTTACGCTTTTTTACTGAAGCTAAGAATGTTTGTATAAAATATTAG
- a CDS encoding TQO small subunit DoxD, protein MKTINIKNDAGLLTLAIRLVIGWTYFSAFWRRTILADKLDPEVAGYIGEKFNHFLPNALGIKPIIQYLVENPDILWLNMVIFTIIEGIVGLFILLGLFTRLMSIGVFGLAMGILLGSGWIGTTCLDEWQIGVLGIATGFVLFLTGSGKYSLDNYLINRNYTFTTKKWFAWLGSGILPIKDQLFPKVVLIGSLAILGMTLMTNQVFHGGLWGTLHNKSVKPKLEITNGQIEDNTLSFDVFRTEGVDVYGSWVIGIELFDDTNKLIMSYNQEELSSLQPKNISNFYVAKIKPGKHSLIVPLGAKATLHLKNGKLTTITNSEYTIKMTDISGLSWEHKLTVTNK, encoded by the coding sequence ATGAAAACTATAAATATAAAAAATGATGCAGGCCTATTAACGCTGGCAATAAGACTAGTAATTGGATGGACTTACTTTTCGGCATTTTGGAGGCGTACCATTTTGGCAGATAAACTAGACCCAGAGGTTGCTGGATACATTGGAGAAAAGTTTAACCACTTTTTACCAAACGCTTTAGGTATAAAACCAATTATTCAATACCTAGTAGAAAACCCAGATATACTTTGGTTAAACATGGTCATATTTACAATAATAGAAGGAATTGTAGGTTTATTTATTCTCCTTGGGTTGTTTACTAGACTAATGAGTATTGGTGTCTTTGGATTAGCAATGGGAATACTTTTAGGGTCAGGATGGATTGGTACAACGTGTCTTGACGAATGGCAAATTGGTGTATTGGGAATTGCTACAGGATTTGTTTTGTTTTTAACAGGAAGCGGAAAATACTCTTTAGATAATTATTTAATAAACCGCAATTATACTTTCACTACAAAAAAATGGTTTGCTTGGTTAGGCTCTGGTATTCTACCAATTAAAGACCAGCTTTTTCCTAAAGTTGTGCTAATTGGGTCGTTAGCCATTTTAGGCATGACCTTAATGACAAATCAAGTTTTTCATGGTGGTTTATGGGGAACACTCCATAACAAATCTGTGAAACCAAAATTAGAAATTACTAATGGACAAATTGAAGATAACACATTATCTTTTGATGTTTTTAGGACAGAAGGTGTAGATGTTTATGGCTCTTGGGTTATTGGTATTGAACTATTTGACGATACAAATAAATTAATTATGAGTTATAATCAAGAAGAATTATCAAGCTTACAACCTAAAAATATCTCAAACTTTTATGTCGCTAAAATAAAACCTGGCAAACATAGTTTGATTGTTCCTTTGGGCGCAAAAGCAACATTACACTTAAAAAATGGTAAACTAACAACAATAACCAATAGTGAGTATACTATCAAGATGACAGATATTAGTGGTCTTAGCTGGGAACATAAGTTGACAGTAACTAATAAATAA
- a CDS encoding DUF3037 domain-containing protein — MQDKVTFEYAIIRLVPKVEREEFFNIGVILFSKRKKYLEVKFKIDEAKLAAFACELNIKDLNTYLKSWDLICKGDKSSGTIGQFELSDRFRWLAASRSTVIQSSKTHSGITDNPEKELEDIFKNYVLCESTSKK, encoded by the coding sequence ATGCAAGATAAAGTTACTTTTGAATACGCGATAATACGTTTAGTACCTAAAGTAGAACGTGAGGAGTTTTTTAACATTGGTGTTATTTTATTTTCTAAAAGAAAAAAATATCTAGAGGTTAAATTTAAAATAGACGAGGCTAAATTGGCTGCATTTGCATGCGAACTAAATATAAAAGATCTAAATACATATTTAAAGTCTTGGGACTTAATTTGTAAAGGTGACAAATCTAGCGGAACTATTGGACAGTTTGAATTATCCGATAGATTTAGATGGTTAGCAGCTTCACGCAGTACAGTAATACAAAGCTCTAAAACTCATTCTGGTATTACAGATAATCCAGAGAAGGAATTAGAAGATATTTTTAAAAACTATGTTTTGTGTGAAAGTACTAGCAAAAAATAA
- a CDS encoding GIY-YIG nuclease family protein translates to MKSYFVYILQCSDNLTYTGVTNNISRRFEEHQNGLNKNCFTFKRRPLKLIFHQEFNDIEQAIFFEKKIKKWSAKKKYALANGEFDLLQILTECRNASHSKYNPDSE, encoded by the coding sequence ATGAAATCTTATTTTGTTTACATACTACAATGTTCTGATAATTTAACCTATACAGGAGTTACGAATAACATTTCCAGAAGATTTGAAGAGCACCAAAATGGATTAAACAAAAATTGTTTTACTTTTAAAAGAAGACCATTAAAGTTAATTTTTCATCAAGAATTTAACGATATTGAACAAGCAATATTTTTTGAAAAGAAAATAAAAAAGTGGAGTGCAAAAAAGAAATATGCATTAGCTAATGGTGAATTTGATTTATTACAAATTTTAACAGAATGCAGAAATGCTAGTCATTCAAAATATAATCCAGATAGCGAGTAA
- a CDS encoding sulfur reduction protein DsrE, with protein sequence MKNSILIFTTLFSFICGTQQLQAQDFNTTKNNYLILSKNIQQLKPVLLTAQSLATEDGINYGDFYVIICGKTVKDIPNNTEFKTLLEEAKFLNIKVFVCGISLKKFNITPKQLPDSIVVTENGILYGFQLTKNGFLTLTI encoded by the coding sequence ATGAAAAATTCAATCTTAATTTTCACAACTCTATTTAGCTTCATATGTGGAACTCAACAATTACAAGCACAAGATTTTAATACTACAAAAAATAATTACTTAATCCTTTCCAAAAATATCCAACAACTTAAACCTGTATTACTAACTGCCCAATCTTTAGCAACGGAAGACGGTATTAACTATGGTGACTTTTACGTAATTATTTGCGGTAAAACAGTAAAAGATATTCCTAATAACACTGAATTTAAAACCCTTTTAGAAGAAGCAAAATTCTTAAATATAAAAGTCTTTGTGTGTGGTATTTCACTTAAAAAATTTAATATAACACCTAAACAATTACCTGATAGTATTGTAGTTACAGAAAATGGAATCCTTTATGGTTTTCAACTTACAAAAAATGGATTCTTAACATTAACTATCTAA
- a CDS encoding amidohydrolase family protein yields the protein MEKRKLRINGHSHLLPYPEEIPQFMQDKEIFWVDKDRKFMLQKDWNRPITDSSFFLDEKLAWMERFKIDHAVVLNLSQLYGNGLRVEEMKQALKFQNDFNAKVQRENPSKFTCGFVVHPGFVRGACWEIERCVEELGMQLLCLPTHYMDTIGTWRCIFDEENEPIFEMANKYNLAVEIHPYDGEKFIKLENTSWRFHLIWMLAQCADAYHFLTLNGYQDKYPNMRTCFAHGGQLAQINLGRRIQGFDGRPDLFEGKSHPRKAVGHKNIFFDTLVHDTGGLDLLLKNQGSKQVLMGLDDPYPLGEMESEKQSSYPGKILDLAIDRKIITETERDAIWEDNVIQWLCGDDQAAKDKLVKRILG from the coding sequence ATGGAAAAACGCAAACTTAGAATTAACGGTCACTCCCACTTATTGCCATATCCAGAGGAAATCCCTCAGTTTATGCAAGACAAAGAAATTTTTTGGGTCGATAAAGACCGAAAATTTATGCTTCAAAAAGATTGGAACAGACCAATTACTGATTCTAGTTTCTTTTTAGATGAAAAACTAGCTTGGATGGAACGTTTTAAAATTGACCATGCAGTCGTTTTAAATTTATCACAATTATATGGTAATGGTTTGCGTGTGGAAGAAATGAAGCAAGCGCTTAAATTTCAGAACGATTTTAATGCCAAAGTACAACGCGAAAACCCAAGTAAATTTACTTGCGGTTTTGTAGTACATCCTGGTTTTGTTAGAGGAGCCTGCTGGGAAATTGAGCGTTGTGTGGAAGAATTAGGTATGCAATTATTATGTTTACCAACCCACTACATGGATACTATAGGAACGTGGCGTTGTATTTTTGATGAAGAAAACGAGCCTATTTTTGAAATGGCCAACAAGTATAATCTAGCTGTAGAAATCCATCCTTACGATGGTGAAAAGTTTATAAAACTAGAAAACACCTCTTGGCGTTTTCATTTAATATGGATGTTGGCACAATGTGCAGATGCGTACCACTTTTTAACATTAAATGGTTATCAAGATAAGTACCCAAATATGCGTACTTGTTTTGCGCATGGTGGACAATTAGCACAAATAAACTTAGGACGACGTATCCAAGGTTTTGATGGTAGACCCGATTTATTTGAAGGAAAAAGTCACCCAAGAAAAGCGGTTGGACATAAAAACATCTTTTTTGACACTTTAGTACACGATACTGGTGGATTAGATTTATTATTAAAAAATCAAGGTTCTAAACAGGTGTTAATGGGACTTGATGATCCTTATCCTTTAGGGGAAATGGAAAGCGAGAAACAAAGCTCGTACCCTGGAAAAATTTTAGATTTAGCCATAGACCGAAAAATCATTACAGAAACAGAACGTGATGCTATTTGGGAAGACAACGTAATCCAATGGTTATGTGGAGATGACCAAGCTGCTAAAGACAAACTTGTTAAACGTATTTTAGGATAA
- a CDS encoding 3-hydroxyanthranilate 3,4-dioxygenase: MSKLFPPINFKAWIEENRHLLKPPVGNKVVWKDGDFIVMVVGGPNNRKDYHYNETPEFFHQIEGDIILKVIEDGVPKDIHIKEGEIFLLPPKVPHSPQRGANTVGLVIEYPREKGVQDALLWFCENCTTKLYEEDFTVKNIETDMPKIFDKYYGDLDKRTCPNCSAIMQPPQKVKLEK, encoded by the coding sequence ATGAGTAAATTATTTCCACCTATAAATTTTAAAGCTTGGATTGAGGAAAATAGACATCTTTTAAAGCCACCAGTTGGTAACAAAGTGGTTTGGAAGGATGGTGATTTTATTGTTATGGTTGTTGGTGGACCAAATAATAGAAAGGATTACCATTACAACGAAACACCTGAATTTTTCCATCAAATTGAAGGTGATATTATCTTAAAAGTTATTGAAGATGGTGTCCCAAAAGACATTCATATTAAAGAAGGTGAAATATTTTTATTACCACCAAAAGTACCACACTCGCCACAACGTGGTGCAAATACAGTTGGTTTAGTCATTGAATACCCAAGAGAAAAAGGTGTGCAAGATGCTTTACTTTGGTTTTGTGAAAATTGCACAACTAAATTGTATGAAGAAGATTTTACAGTAAAAAATATCGAAACTGATATGCCAAAAATATTCGATAAATATTATGGCGATTTAGACAAGCGTACATGCCCAAACTGCTCGGCTATCATGCAACCACCCCAAAAGGTCAAGCTAGAAAAGTAG
- a CDS encoding flavin-containing monooxygenase, producing MLDYVVIGGAQAGLAMAFHLKQMDVNFLVLDGESEVGASWLNRWDSLKLFTPTEYNHLPGLKFDAPKGYYPTKVDVANYFKNYVKKFNIPIQLNTLVTSVSKTETGFFVQHKAGEIEAKNVIVATGPFHIPYTPPCHTKISKSTLQMHSNYYKGVRQLQQGDALVVGGGDSGYQILNEISKDTSRTVYFSGDTTVKSLPQNFLGKTLWWWFTVVGFLNYSKYSWIGKKINSSTQPVIGTDVKGILTRENVIAVGRTKDALNNDVFFEKQKVSTIKNVIWATGYRPNFNWIQGLELDANGYPKNYRGVSNIDGLYFIGLPWMYTRGSATLGGVSKDASYLANVMVTKDNIK from the coding sequence ATGTTGGATTATGTAGTAATTGGTGGCGCACAAGCAGGATTGGCTATGGCTTTTCATTTAAAACAAATGGATGTAAATTTTTTGGTGCTTGATGGAGAGTCAGAGGTTGGTGCATCTTGGCTAAACCGATGGGATTCTTTAAAGTTATTTACACCAACAGAATATAACCATTTACCAGGCTTAAAATTTGATGCACCTAAAGGATATTATCCAACTAAGGTTGATGTTGCTAATTATTTTAAGAATTATGTCAAAAAATTTAATATTCCAATACAATTAAACACTTTAGTGACCTCTGTAAGTAAAACTGAAACAGGTTTTTTTGTTCAGCATAAAGCTGGCGAAATTGAAGCTAAAAACGTTATTGTTGCAACAGGTCCATTCCATATACCATATACACCACCTTGTCATACCAAAATTTCTAAAAGCACTTTGCAAATGCATAGTAATTACTACAAAGGTGTTAGGCAATTACAACAAGGAGATGCTTTGGTTGTAGGAGGAGGAGATTCTGGGTATCAAATACTAAATGAAATCTCTAAGGATACATCCAGAACAGTTTACTTTTCTGGTGATACAACAGTAAAATCTTTACCTCAAAATTTTTTAGGTAAAACGTTGTGGTGGTGGTTTACTGTTGTTGGTTTTTTAAATTATAGTAAGTATAGTTGGATAGGAAAAAAAATTAACTCATCGACACAACCCGTTATTGGAACAGATGTTAAGGGAATTTTGACAAGAGAGAATGTAATTGCTGTAGGACGTACAAAGGATGCTTTAAATAATGATGTCTTTTTTGAAAAACAAAAAGTTTCAACCATTAAAAATGTGATTTGGGCAACAGGTTATCGTCCCAATTTTAATTGGATACAAGGTTTAGAATTGGATGCTAATGGTTATCCAAAAAATTATAGAGGTGTTAGCAATATTGACGGATTATACTTTATTGGTTTACCTTGGATGTATACACGTGGCTCTGCGACATTAGGTGGTGTGTCTAAAGATGCAAGTTATTTAGCTAATGTAATGGTTACAAAGGATAATATTAAATAG
- a CDS encoding HipA family kinase — MSKLDIRTVDVTQYITPLREGGSLPAIVKADDDFLYVLKFRGAGQGKKALIAEFIGGELARAIGLKVPELVFMNLDDSFSKTEPDEEIQDLLKFSVGLNLGLHYLSGSITFDPLASVADPLTASKVVLLDSIISNIDRTVKNPNVLNWNKELWVIDNGASFYFHHNWETWENHLTRTFPLIKDHVLLDRASKFDEASQQIIEKLSLNTIDTIINTIPEDWLINESDTFTPNQMKAAYKTYLNSRLEKINLLVKEAKDAR; from the coding sequence ATGAGTAAATTAGATATAAGAACCGTTGATGTTACACAATACATCACTCCTCTAAGAGAAGGTGGTTCTTTACCTGCTATTGTAAAAGCAGATGACGACTTTTTATACGTTTTAAAGTTTAGAGGTGCAGGACAAGGAAAAAAAGCATTAATTGCCGAATTTATTGGAGGCGAATTAGCAAGAGCTATTGGGTTAAAAGTACCAGAGTTGGTTTTTATGAATTTGGATGACTCGTTTAGCAAAACAGAACCAGATGAAGAAATACAAGACTTACTTAAGTTTAGCGTAGGTTTAAACCTAGGACTACATTATTTAAGTGGTAGTATAACCTTTGATCCTTTGGCATCCGTTGCAGATCCTTTGACAGCATCCAAAGTAGTATTATTAGATAGCATTATTAGTAATATTGACAGAACAGTTAAAAACCCTAATGTACTTAATTGGAATAAAGAGTTATGGGTTATTGATAATGGAGCAAGTTTTTATTTTCATCATAATTGGGAGACTTGGGAGAATCATTTAACCAGAACATTTCCATTAATTAAAGATCATGTTTTATTAGATCGTGCTTCAAAATTTGATGAAGCATCGCAACAAATTATTGAAAAATTAAGTTTAAATACTATTGACACTATAATTAATACCATACCTGAAGATTGGCTAATAAATGAGTCTGACACTTTTACGCCAAACCAAATGAAAGCTGCTTACAAAACGTATTTAAACTCCAGACTTGAAAAGATTAACTTACTAGTTAAAGAAGCTAAAGATGCAAGATAA
- a CDS encoding DUF421 domain-containing protein gives MDWIYSLSDPLWETILGSLILFVVIIILTRIIGLRSFAKFTAYDFAFTIAIGSIISSTLTSSTSITHGSVAIAGLLFLTYIFSTLQKKFPSINTLISNKPLLLMKGQTILHDNLKHARIEKSQLIAKLREANVLDFKQVEAVVLESTGDISVLHKSSESDDTNLSATLLEDVRESP, from the coding sequence ATGGATTGGATATATTCTTTAAGTGACCCTTTATGGGAAACTATTTTAGGAAGCCTTATATTATTTGTAGTCATTATTATATTAACCAGAATTATTGGTTTACGCTCGTTTGCTAAATTTACAGCATACGACTTTGCATTTACTATTGCTATTGGTAGTATTATCTCTTCAACTTTAACGTCAAGTACTTCCATTACACATGGTAGCGTTGCAATTGCAGGCTTACTATTTTTAACTTATATTTTTTCTACTTTACAAAAAAAATTTCCTAGTATAAACACTTTAATATCAAATAAGCCTTTATTATTAATGAAAGGTCAAACCATTTTACATGACAATTTAAAACATGCTAGAATTGAAAAATCGCAATTAATAGCTAAGCTAAGAGAAGCAAATGTGTTAGACTTTAAACAAGTTGAGGCTGTGGTTTTAGAATCCACTGGAGACATATCTGTATTACATAAATCTTCTGAATCTGACGACACAAATTTAAGTGCAACCCTATTAGAAGATGTTAGAGAATCGCCATGA